One window of Gloeothece citriformis PCC 7424 genomic DNA carries:
- a CDS encoding Uma2 family endonuclease has translation MVANPIVSTQSNHQYQMSWEEFILHPPERMEWVNGQLIEKTGMTLKHGVVQATLSFYWSNYLNSGEQKGKVCLSSLCRTTEYGRRPDVAYITPELLDQYGTNFTILPQSFPLIAEIASPDDRGEELLAKAKEYLDSGCQEIWLLFPEAQLILINAGQNWILYNADDVISTQIILTGFNVTLKELFSY, from the coding sequence ATGGTAGCAAATCCTATTGTATCGACACAAAGCAATCATCAATATCAGATGTCTTGGGAGGAGTTTATTCTTCATCCTCCTGAGAGAATGGAATGGGTTAATGGTCAATTAATTGAAAAAACTGGTATGACACTAAAGCATGGTGTAGTCCAAGCAACTTTATCATTTTACTGGAGTAATTATCTTAACTCTGGTGAACAAAAGGGAAAAGTTTGTCTGAGTTCTTTATGTCGTACTACTGAATATGGTCGTCGTCCTGATGTCGCTTATATTACTCCAGAATTACTAGACCAATATGGAACTAATTTTACTATCCTACCTCAAAGTTTTCCCTTAATTGCTGAGATTGCCTCACCCGATGATAGGGGAGAGGAATTATTGGCTAAAGCTAAGGAATATTTAGACTCAGGATGTCAGGAAATTTGGTTACTATTTCCTGAAGCGCAGTTAATCTTAATTAATGCTGGTCAAAATTGGATATTATATAATGCTGATGATGTCATTAGTACCCAAATTATCTTAACTGGATTTAATGTAACTTTAAAGGAATTATTTAGTTATTAA
- the tmk gene encoding dTMP kinase, with protein sequence MKKLFIVLEGIDGSGTSTQASLLQDYFINKGEKAVISPEPTSGVIGKLIREAMQKPIICLEDQQKFDQQMAYLFAADRHYHLYNDSDGVFKLIEKDQCHVITTRYYFSSLAYNCHTPEEFKFVSQLNERFPNPDLVIYIDLPVEVSLERLQERTIKDVYENREKLTQVRNNYHNIFSRYNGLILKIDGTETIIKINQNILKFVNTHF encoded by the coding sequence ATGAAAAAATTATTTATTGTTTTAGAAGGAATTGATGGGTCAGGAACATCTACCCAAGCGAGTTTATTACAAGACTATTTTATCAATAAGGGAGAAAAAGCGGTTATTAGTCCTGAACCGACCAGTGGAGTAATTGGTAAACTCATTCGGGAAGCGATGCAAAAACCGATTATTTGTCTTGAAGATCAGCAAAAGTTTGACCAACAGATGGCTTATTTATTTGCAGCCGATCGCCATTATCATTTGTATAATGATAGTGATGGAGTTTTTAAACTGATTGAAAAAGACCAATGTCATGTTATTACGACTCGATATTATTTTTCTTCTCTAGCTTATAATTGTCATACCCCAGAAGAATTTAAGTTTGTTTCCCAGTTAAATGAACGGTTTCCTAATCCGGATTTAGTCATTTATATTGATTTACCGGTTGAGGTATCTTTAGAAAGATTACAGGAAAGAACAATTAAAGATGTGTATGAAAATCGAGAAAAATTAACCCAAGTTAGAAATAATTACCATAATATCTTTTCCAGATATAACGGATTAATTTTAAAAATTGATGGAACTGAAACAATAATTAAGATAAATCAAAATATCTTAAAATTTGTAAACACACATTTTTAA